One Hermetia illucens chromosome 4, iHerIll2.2.curated.20191125, whole genome shotgun sequence DNA segment encodes these proteins:
- the LOC119654516 gene encoding mitochondrial genome maintenance exonuclease 1-like — translation MVTGIICHQFRQFATKSPKAVLTSADLLKSFNYENKALFGAVKKSKKKAGKAKLSSSCNESEGSSEMYWLLEHKSSAPVDTGEQLKKKPGRPRKKSSLPITSLENNSNDSKSDISSSFSGNSSSNPPHRTEAKEIPFSNKGIKSILNFPLISTEVQDAPETIRDYDSLLPSVGKILQATLSDSARKSLIEWKLAKIRELGEDGFNQLQQRQLNEGKMFHKSLENYFATGKEPQQDSDVYKTWESVSPVLRDLSPAIEFTEKMVEHPFLKYRGVVDCVCKVNSEMAVIEWKKSDKQKTTINATFDAPLQLCAYLGALSADPQYKLHAAEGYVIVANTMGQPAQVHRLDEITLRRYWQLWLRRLQEFWIRTRDGTLPEPI, via the exons ATGGTGACGGGAATAATTTGCCATCAGTTCCGGCAGTTTGCAACGAAATCTCCTAAGGCTGTGCTTACATCAGCCGATCTATTGAAATCATTTAACTATGAAAATAAGGCACTTTTTGGAGCCGTTAAGAAGTCTAAGAAGAAAGCCGGGAAAGCGAAACTCTCCAGCAGCTGTAATGAATCCGAAGGATCGTCGGAAATGTACTGGTTGCTGGAGCACAAATCTTCAGCGCCAGTAGATACAGGAGAgcaattaaagaaaaaacctgGGAGGCCTAGGAAAAAATCGAGCCTGCCTATAACCTCTCTAGAGAATAACTCGAACGATTCGAAATCGGATATTTCATCATCTTTTTCTGGAAACTCTAGTAGCAATCCCCCGCATAGGACCGAGGCGAAAGAAATTCCTTTCAGTAATAAAGGAATAAAGTCGATATTGAATTTTCCACTGATTTCCACAGAAGTTCAGGACGCTCCCGAAACGATTCGCGACTACGATTCGCTCCTTCCATCCGTTGGTAAAATATTGCAGGCGACACTTTCTGATAGCGCTCGGAAGTCCTTAATTGAATGGAAGTTGGCGAAAATTAGAGAACTGGGCGAGGATGGATTTAACCAACTGCAACAAA ggCAGTTGAACGAAGGCAAAATGTTCCACAAATCATTGGAGAATTACTTTGCGACGGGAAAGGAGCCACAACAGGATTCAGATGTATATAAAACTTGGGAGAGCGTCTCACCCGTGCTTAGAGATTTAAGTCCAGCAATTGAATTCACCGAGAAAATGGTAGAACATCCGTTTTTGAAGTACCGAGGGGTTGTTGACTGCGTTTGCAAAGTGAA TTCAGAAATGGCAGTAATCGAGTGGAAGAAATCAGATAAACAAAAAACTACAATAAATGCAACATTTGATGCCCCATTGCAGCTATGTGCATATTTGGGTGCATTGAGCGCGGACCCGCAATATAAACTTCATGCTGCAGAAGGCTATGTTATCGTTGCCAATACTATGGGGCAGCCAGCACAAGTGCATCGTTTAGATGAAATTACGCTTAGGAGATATTGGCAACTGTGGCTGCGGCGTTTACAGGAATTCTGGATACGAACACGTGATGGAACATTACCGGAACCTATTTGA